A single Acidaminococcus sp. DNA region contains:
- a CDS encoding aminotransferase class I/II-fold pyridoxal phosphate-dependent enzyme produces the protein MIKKPLLSAMKAYRLAHVYPLHTPGHKGGRGADPDLAELMGEKALRADVSLMAELDDIHHPEGCIRDAESLAARLYGSDRCFLGVNGTSGVIHGMLLGALQPGDKILVPRNSHKSVLGGLVLCGLNPVYVNVAWDDTWRLSLQLTPQQVEAAFKVHPDLKAVFLTTPNYFGLCADTAAIARIAHQHGALLLVDEAHGPHLGFTDSLPKSAMQCGADAAAQSTHKITGAMTQCSLLQVSYRQIRPERMEAAMSTVTTTSPNYLLMGSLDGARAQLEAHGAEMGEASLRAAGRLRRELKKVAGLPVLERELIGKGGIVDCDGGKVTIMTSPLGLTGMEAADILREAGIAVELADEDHVLFLVTYADDTDEFAHIAETIRDVLDKHRKPERSLVPAQPYLTLPKQRLLPREAFFKPRTSCRFEEAVGKISGESISFYPPGIPLIMPGEEIDAELIRYCRLMQARKLNVSGPRDASLETIEVIEP, from the coding sequence ATGATAAAGAAACCGCTTCTCAGTGCGATGAAGGCGTACCGGCTGGCTCATGTTTATCCGCTGCACACGCCGGGACACAAGGGCGGCCGCGGTGCCGACCCGGATCTTGCCGAACTTATGGGGGAGAAGGCTCTCCGGGCAGATGTGTCACTGATGGCGGAACTTGACGATATTCACCACCCGGAAGGGTGCATTCGTGACGCCGAATCGCTGGCTGCAAGGCTCTACGGCTCTGACCGGTGCTTTCTGGGCGTCAATGGTACAAGCGGTGTGATCCATGGAATGCTCCTTGGGGCGCTGCAGCCGGGCGACAAGATTCTTGTGCCGCGCAACAGTCATAAATCGGTGCTGGGCGGCCTGGTGCTCTGCGGGCTGAATCCGGTCTATGTCAACGTGGCGTGGGACGATACGTGGCGCCTTTCCCTGCAGCTGACGCCGCAGCAGGTGGAAGCCGCGTTTAAGGTTCATCCGGATCTGAAGGCTGTCTTTTTGACGACACCGAATTATTTCGGGCTCTGCGCCGATACGGCAGCGATTGCTCGCATCGCTCATCAGCACGGGGCTTTGCTGCTCGTTGACGAGGCCCATGGCCCGCACCTCGGCTTTACGGATAGCCTTCCCAAAAGCGCGATGCAGTGCGGGGCAGACGCTGCGGCGCAAAGTACGCACAAGATTACAGGTGCGATGACGCAGTGCTCGCTCCTTCAGGTTTCGTACCGGCAGATTCGCCCGGAACGGATGGAAGCGGCTATGAGCACCGTGACGACGACGAGCCCGAATTATCTGCTCATGGGTTCCCTCGACGGGGCCCGGGCGCAGCTGGAGGCACACGGTGCCGAAATGGGAGAGGCATCGCTGCGGGCAGCGGGACGCCTGCGCCGGGAACTGAAAAAGGTGGCAGGCCTGCCTGTCCTCGAACGCGAACTCATCGGCAAAGGCGGAATCGTGGATTGTGACGGCGGCAAAGTGACCATTATGACAAGCCCCCTGGGCCTCACCGGTATGGAAGCGGCAGACATCCTCCGTGAGGCCGGCATTGCCGTGGAACTTGCCGACGAGGACCATGTGCTCTTTCTTGTGACCTACGCCGATGATACGGATGAATTTGCCCATATCGCTGAAACTATTCGGGACGTTTTGGATAAGCACCGGAAACCGGAGCGCAGCCTCGTGCCGGCGCAGCCCTATCTGACGCTGCCGAAGCAGAGATTATTGCCGCGGGAAGCTTTTTTCAAGCCTCGTACGTCCTGCCGTTTTGAAGAGGCAGTGGGCAAAATCAGCGGCGAGAGCATCAGCTTTTATCCGCCGGGTATTCCGCTCATTATGCCGGGAGAGGAAATCGACGCGGAGCTCATCCGTTACTGTCGCCTCATGCAGGCACGGAAGCTTAACGTCAGCGGTCCCCGGGATGCATCACTCGAAACAATTGAGGTGATTGAACCGTGA
- the tmk gene encoding dTMP kinase gives MKKGIFITLEGPDGSGKTTQAMHLAEYFKKHGREVVVTREPGGTPIAEKLRDMALDPNVPVCKTTESLLHLAARADHVDKVIQPALDAGKVVICDRFSDSTLVYQGVIGGMPLSELRHLNDFATQGLRPDLTLLLDGTPEEFLPRRDARGVSDKFEQEGLAFQRKIREGYLLLAREEPERIVLIHAAAPEEEVAREMVKKVEKFI, from the coding sequence GTGAAAAAAGGAATTTTTATTACGCTGGAAGGCCCGGATGGCAGCGGCAAAACGACGCAGGCCATGCACCTGGCCGAATATTTTAAAAAGCACGGCAGGGAAGTCGTCGTGACCCGCGAACCGGGAGGCACGCCGATTGCCGAAAAACTGCGCGATATGGCGCTTGACCCTAACGTGCCGGTCTGCAAAACGACGGAAAGCCTGCTGCACCTTGCGGCCCGGGCCGACCATGTGGATAAGGTCATTCAGCCGGCGCTCGACGCGGGGAAGGTCGTTATCTGCGACCGCTTCAGTGATTCGACGCTGGTCTACCAGGGCGTTATCGGCGGCATGCCGCTTTCGGAGCTGCGTCACCTGAACGACTTTGCCACGCAGGGACTGCGGCCCGATCTGACCCTTCTGCTTGACGGTACGCCGGAAGAATTCCTGCCCCGCCGCGATGCCCGCGGAGTGAGCGACAAATTCGAACAGGAAGGTCTTGCTTTCCAGCGGAAAATCCGCGAAGGCTATCTGCTTCTGGCACGCGAGGAGCCGGAACGGATCGTATTGATTCACGCGGCGGCACCGGAAGAGGAAGTCGCCCGCGAAATGGTAAAAAAAGTGGAAAAATTTATATAA
- a CDS encoding DNA polymerase III subunit delta', with the protein MWDTVLGHEENKAFLRTLLTEPRKTPSLLFYGPEGIGKRTLALRFAKSFLCLEDPLAEHCHCASCERFDMALESLKERQESGEKETQEDQSLCKTGHFDFYYVQPISPSNLVLIGQIKNVAAQATYAPTLSRYKVCLIDGADRMNPEAANAFLKLLEEPPEYWLFILIASNKNRLLPTIQSRVMALRFQPLTEEETAEVMEMRHVPNGEIFASLTDGSPGRALSLSQADALMWRERVLTVLEQLDEGYLMLRLADLDWLGKIQRDDAATCVEMMLLLFRDGLMRCDPDLPLYNKDIGGRVMECFRNWPDARLRRAYDITEEYWQGLQSYLGGEMMLTSLFLEIKRTNKEF; encoded by the coding sequence ATGTGGGATACGGTACTGGGTCATGAGGAAAATAAAGCCTTTTTGCGCACGCTTCTTACAGAGCCGCGCAAGACGCCTTCTCTTCTTTTTTACGGACCGGAAGGCATCGGCAAAAGGACGCTCGCCCTCCGGTTTGCCAAAAGTTTCCTTTGCCTGGAGGACCCTTTGGCGGAGCACTGTCACTGTGCGAGCTGCGAGCGCTTTGATATGGCGCTCGAGAGCCTTAAGGAGCGGCAGGAATCCGGCGAAAAGGAGACACAGGAAGATCAGAGCCTGTGCAAGACGGGTCATTTCGATTTTTACTATGTCCAGCCTATAAGTCCCAGTAATCTCGTTTTGATTGGTCAGATAAAGAATGTGGCGGCCCAGGCGACGTACGCTCCGACTTTGTCCCGCTACAAAGTTTGTCTCATCGATGGAGCGGATCGGATGAATCCGGAGGCGGCGAATGCCTTTTTGAAGCTGCTCGAAGAGCCGCCGGAATACTGGCTCTTTATCCTGATTGCTTCCAATAAGAACAGGCTCCTTCCGACGATTCAGTCGCGGGTCATGGCACTGCGTTTCCAGCCGCTCACGGAAGAAGAGACGGCGGAAGTGATGGAAATGCGTCATGTGCCAAACGGCGAAATCTTCGCGTCTTTGACCGATGGCTCTCCCGGCAGGGCCCTTTCTCTCAGTCAGGCCGATGCCCTTATGTGGCGCGAGCGGGTACTGACCGTTTTGGAGCAGCTGGACGAGGGATATCTCATGCTGCGGCTTGCCGACCTGGACTGGCTCGGCAAAATCCAGCGCGATGATGCGGCAACGTGCGTTGAAATGATGCTGCTGCTCTTCCGGGACGGACTGATGCGGTGCGATCCGGATCTGCCGCTATATAATAAGGATATAGGCGGGCGCGTCATGGAATGTTTCCGGAACTGGCCGGATGCAAGGCTGCGCAGAGCTTATGATATTACGGAAGAATACTGGCAGGGACTGCAGTCCTACTTAGGTGGGGAAATGATGCTGACGTCCCTGTTTCTCGAAATAAAAAGAACGAATAAGGAGTTTTAA
- a CDS encoding stage 0 sporulation family protein has product MVTIVGIRFKRAGKIYYFAPGEFDLQKGDHAIVETARGIEYGEVVIGPQEVEESQIVPPLKSVIRKAGEADAKQVEENHRKEKEAFGICEKKIAARGLEMNLVNVEYTFDAGRIIFYFTADGRIDFRGLVKDLAAIFRTRIELRQIGVRDEAKMLGGIGCCGRPLCCATFLGDFEPVSIRMAKEQNLSLNPTKISGICGRLLCCLKYECDMYSGCKKKCKKKEHTTIPKPGMKVVTPSGEGMIMQISRRDQTVMVELSPGNRISVSWDEIVEASKTEDGQQ; this is encoded by the coding sequence GTGGTTACGATTGTAGGAATCCGGTTCAAGAGAGCCGGAAAAATCTATTATTTTGCACCGGGTGAATTTGATCTCCAGAAGGGCGACCATGCCATTGTGGAAACGGCCCGGGGCATCGAATACGGTGAAGTGGTGATCGGCCCGCAGGAAGTCGAAGAATCCCAGATTGTACCGCCGCTTAAGAGCGTGATCCGCAAGGCGGGGGAAGCTGACGCCAAGCAGGTCGAAGAAAATCACCGTAAGGAAAAAGAGGCCTTTGGCATCTGCGAAAAGAAGATTGCCGCAAGAGGCCTTGAAATGAATCTTGTCAATGTGGAATATACTTTTGATGCCGGCCGTATCATCTTTTACTTTACGGCAGACGGGAGAATCGACTTCCGCGGTCTTGTCAAAGACCTGGCGGCGATATTCCGCACCCGTATCGAGCTGCGCCAGATCGGCGTCCGCGACGAAGCCAAGATGCTCGGAGGCATCGGCTGCTGCGGCCGTCCGCTTTGCTGCGCTACGTTCCTGGGCGATTTTGAACCGGTGTCAATCCGCATGGCGAAGGAACAGAATCTGTCGCTCAACCCGACGAAAATCTCGGGCATCTGCGGGCGTCTTCTGTGCTGCCTCAAATATGAATGCGACATGTACAGCGGCTGCAAGAAAAAGTGCAAGAAGAAGGAACATACGACGATTCCCAAACCCGGCATGAAGGTGGTTACGCCGTCGGGCGAAGGCATGATCATGCAGATCAGCCGGCGCGACCAGACGGTTATGGTGGAACTCTCCCCGGGTAACCGCATCAGCGTCAGTTGGGATGAAATTGTAGAAGCTTCAAAGACCGAAGATGGACAGCAGTGA
- a CDS encoding methyltransferase, producing the protein MDSSDTKRLDCLPGGKLKIWQDSRELCFTTDTVFLAAFPHMATKAHVVELGCGTGAASLIMADKGAESVLAVDINPNVIALLRESVRENSMEDRVTPLCADIRQYREFLQSDSTDLVLANPPYRIGGRRRKLATAACHEDGTTLEDFFRAASFTLKTKGRFALVQITERFTDAVKLGLQYQLEIKKLQWVHSYVDRPAWIFLAEFTKGGHPGLEVLPPLIMYNQDGSYSKETLAYYYGKETEHE; encoded by the coding sequence ATGGACAGCAGTGATACGAAGCGCCTTGACTGCCTGCCGGGCGGCAAGCTGAAAATCTGGCAGGACAGCAGGGAACTGTGCTTTACGACGGATACGGTGTTTCTTGCCGCTTTTCCCCATATGGCCACAAAGGCCCATGTGGTAGAGCTGGGCTGCGGCACCGGGGCGGCGAGCCTCATCATGGCCGATAAAGGGGCCGAAAGCGTCCTTGCCGTCGACATCAATCCCAACGTGATTGCACTTTTGCGTGAAAGTGTCCGGGAAAATAGCATGGAGGACCGTGTGACCCCGCTCTGCGCGGATATCCGGCAGTATAGGGAATTTCTCCAAAGTGACAGTACGGACCTAGTCCTTGCCAATCCACCTTACCGCATCGGTGGGCGGCGGCGCAAATTGGCCACAGCTGCGTGCCATGAGGACGGAACGACGCTGGAGGACTTTTTCCGGGCGGCTTCGTTTACGCTTAAGACAAAAGGACGTTTTGCCCTCGTTCAGATCACGGAACGGTTTACCGACGCCGTGAAGCTCGGCCTGCAATACCAGCTGGAAATCAAGAAGCTGCAGTGGGTTCATTCCTATGTGGACCGACCCGCCTGGATTTTCCTTGCGGAATTTACGAAGGGCGGTCATCCGGGCCTGGAAGTCCTGCCGCCGCTTATTATGTACAATCAGGATGGGTCCTACAGCAAAGAGACCCTGGCGTATTATTATGGAAAGGAGACGGAGCATGAGTGA
- the rsmI gene encoding 16S rRNA (cytidine(1402)-2'-O)-methyltransferase: MSETTGTLYLCATPIGNLEDMTPRALRMLREADYIAAEDTRHTRQLLTHFEIHGTLISYHEHNKEKQGSLLLEYLRSGKNIALVSDAGFPGISDPGELIAKQCIDEGIPVVPVPGANAALTALVASGLTSTPFFFGGFLPKSKKNRREKLEEWAHIPATMVLYEAPHRIEEVLGDIETAWGDRRMTMARELTKVHEEFFRGTVSTCRAHLAENPPRGEFVLVIEAGELQKSEPQGDPLDAVKALMEQGTPKKEALAQIAKAYKVPKRELYNRLLLEKGE; the protein is encoded by the coding sequence ATGAGTGAAACGACAGGTACGCTGTACCTTTGTGCAACTCCGATCGGAAACCTTGAAGATATGACGCCGCGGGCCCTTCGTATGCTGCGCGAGGCGGACTATATCGCCGCCGAAGATACGCGGCACACGCGCCAGCTTTTGACTCATTTTGAAATCCATGGCACGCTCATTAGCTACCATGAACACAATAAGGAAAAACAGGGATCGCTGCTTTTGGAATATCTGCGCAGCGGTAAGAATATTGCTCTTGTGTCGGACGCCGGCTTTCCCGGGATTTCCGACCCGGGCGAACTGATCGCCAAACAGTGCATCGACGAAGGGATTCCCGTTGTGCCGGTGCCCGGTGCCAACGCGGCCCTCACGGCGCTCGTGGCTTCGGGCCTTACGAGCACGCCGTTTTTCTTTGGCGGCTTCCTGCCGAAGAGCAAAAAGAACCGCCGCGAAAAACTGGAAGAATGGGCCCATATTCCGGCGACTATGGTGCTCTATGAAGCGCCGCACCGCATCGAAGAAGTATTGGGCGACATCGAAACGGCCTGGGGCGACCGCCGCATGACCATGGCGCGGGAACTTACAAAGGTGCATGAGGAATTTTTCCGCGGCACCGTTTCGACATGCCGCGCTCATCTGGCGGAAAACCCGCCGCGGGGCGAATTTGTCCTCGTCATCGAAGCGGGAGAACTCCAAAAATCGGAGCCGCAGGGCGACCCGCTCGATGCTGTCAAAGCCCTGATGGAGCAGGGCACTCCCAAAAAGGAAGCCCTTGCCCAGATTGCCAAAGCTTATAAAGTTCCCAAAAGGGAGCTGTATAATAGATTACTTTTAGAAAAAGGGGAATGA